TGCACAAGAAGGAAGCTGCAGGTCTTGGAATATGTAAATGGCTCACAGGAAGCAGTGTACTTGTAACAACCATGCCATGGCCGGTTGTAGACCCCCTAGTTGTTGCCCTGCCACTGGCATTTATCGTGACAATCGCTGTGAGCTTACTGACCAAACCTCCTGAAAAAGAGGTTCTTGAAAGTTGTTTTGGGGAAACGAGTTCAAAATAGGATTTAAAATGGCTTTTATTTCCCTAAAACCTTTTCATATTTTTTTTTATATAGTCCCCTATTTTTTTTAGTTTATTTTACTGATGCTGACATTTCAGTTCAACGAAAATAATCATTTAATAGTTTTATTTTAAATTTTAAATAAAAGTAATTAAATTAGGCTATTACTAAAATCCACTTTATATTCTCTTTTAAATCCTTTTTAGGGCAGGTTATTGGGAATTAAATCCTTTTAAAATCATTTTTTTCAATATTTTATTGATATGATGTAGAAAATCATATAGAATAGTTTAAGCTGTGTGAAGTAGATAACATTGGAAATAAAGTTCTCGTTATTAAAGATAGTTATTAAAGATAATTTCTCGTTATTAAAGATATTTTATGGTTAAACCAGATTAAGGGATGTAAAATATGAAAATAGTACCATTTCCATTAAAAAAAAGTTCAAACAAAGGATGGAAGGATGTTTTCAGCAATCCAAGACCAGTTACAGTGGAAAGTTTTAAAACAGGAACTGTAACTCTGAATATGAGGGGAACACTGAATCCTAAACATCTCAATGCAGGTCATATTGAGGATGAAGACCTGGAAGTCCCGATAATGGCCCATCTTGTGCACCATGATGATTTTGGAGATTATCTCCTTGATACTGGGCTTGATGCGTCTTACTGTAACGATCCAAGGGGTAATGTTAGGGGAATTTTTTCATGGATCTTCACAGACGAGTTCCAACAGGAAAAAGATGAAAACATAGCTTATCATCTGAATAAAAGGGGAATAAAACTTGAAGGAGTATTTTTAAGCCATTTGCACTCGGACCACATGGCCGGGATAAGGGAGTTACCCCATGATATTCAGTACGTGATTGGTAAGGGTGAAAAATGCCTGGAATCCAAGCCATTTCACTACGGAGGTTACTTCAAGGGCCTTGAAGCTATCCATGAAATAGATTTTTCTACTGTAGAAACCATGCCTCCACTGGGGCCATCTGCTGATTTACTGGGCGACGGATCCCTCTGGGCCATCCACACACCTGGCCACACAAAGGGGCACATGTCATTTCTGGTTAACGGCTTAGGAGGACCTTTACTTCTAACCATTGATGCCTGCTTCATCAGGGAAAACCTGGAACGCAGTGTTGCACCCTCAAGTTACACCTGGAACGTTGAGAGGGCCCAGAAGAGTCTGGATAATATTCTGGAGTTTTTGAGGGAGTACCCTCAGGTCAGGGTTATTTGTGGGCATGAAAAACCATAAATCTATATATAAAATGAGTGTTCTATAAAAATGGCAAGTGTATGGAAATTTTATGGAGGGTAGTATCCATCATTTTCCTTTTTATACCTGAGCCATGCATACAACATATGGTCATCAATTGTGTACTTCTTATTAGAATGTGAGAGTATCCCCTTATTTTTAAGTACATTCACATATTTTGCAAGTGTCCTATTGGAAAATTCTACTTCACTCAGCAACTCACTCCAAGTTGAAGGTCCCTTTTCAATGATGGTTGTGATAATGTCC
The Methanobacterium aggregans DNA segment above includes these coding regions:
- a CDS encoding MBL fold metallo-hydrolase, with translation MKIVPFPLKKSSNKGWKDVFSNPRPVTVESFKTGTVTLNMRGTLNPKHLNAGHIEDEDLEVPIMAHLVHHDDFGDYLLDTGLDASYCNDPRGNVRGIFSWIFTDEFQQEKDENIAYHLNKRGIKLEGVFLSHLHSDHMAGIRELPHDIQYVIGKGEKCLESKPFHYGGYFKGLEAIHEIDFSTVETMPPLGPSADLLGDGSLWAIHTPGHTKGHMSFLVNGLGGPLLLTIDACFIRENLERSVAPSSYTWNVERAQKSLDNILEFLREYPQVRVICGHEKP